One Streptomyces sp. NBC_00554 DNA segment encodes these proteins:
- a CDS encoding maleylpyruvate isomerase family mycothiol-dependent enzyme: MGVVIGTVLGTEERWQTIDRERAGLSDLLESLSPAEWELPTQCASWRVRDVAAHLTLAPRISYGTAVRELVRARGNTDRMIHDTAVRAADRPPADIVADLRSTVGSRRLAPGTTRREPLLDILVHGQDIALAVARERTMPLEAARDAADRVWTMRFPPRPWPLPHARLVATDIEWTRGKGPEISGPVSALLLLLTGRTEAALPWVDGAVPAGS; encoded by the coding sequence ATGGGCGTAGTCATCGGGACCGTGCTCGGTACCGAAGAGCGCTGGCAGACGATCGACCGCGAGCGAGCCGGCCTGTCCGACCTCCTGGAGAGCCTGAGCCCCGCCGAATGGGAGCTGCCGACCCAGTGCGCCAGCTGGCGCGTACGGGACGTCGCCGCGCATCTCACGCTCGCCCCGCGCATCTCGTACGGGACGGCCGTACGGGAGTTGGTCCGCGCCCGCGGCAACACCGACCGGATGATCCACGACACCGCCGTCCGCGCCGCCGACCGGCCGCCCGCGGACATCGTTGCCGACCTCCGCTCGACCGTCGGCTCCCGACGCCTCGCCCCCGGCACCACCCGCCGCGAACCACTCCTCGACATCCTCGTCCACGGCCAGGACATCGCCCTCGCCGTCGCCCGCGAACGAACCATGCCCCTCGAAGCCGCCCGCGACGCGGCCGACCGCGTATGGACGATGCGTTTTCCGCCCCGCCCGTGGCCCCTCCCGCATGCCCGGCTCGTCGCCACGGACATCGAGTGGACCCGGGGCAAGGGCCCGGAGATCAGCGGCCCGGTGTCCGCGCTGCTGCTCCTGCTGACGGGACGTACGGAGGCGGCGTTGCCCTGGGTCGACGGGGCGGTTCCGGCCGGCAGTTGA
- a CDS encoding carboxymuconolactone decarboxylase family protein, translated as MEARLNLFTNPVAAKFGKHIVAAGRVLADSTVPVSTQELVKLRASQINGCGFCTDMHTKDAAHAGETSTRLNLVAAWREATVFTDAERAALELAEQGTRIADAAGGVTDEAWANAAKHYDEEQLAALMCTIALINAFNRMNVIVQQPAGDYQPGQFG; from the coding sequence ATGGAAGCTCGGTTGAACCTCTTCACCAACCCGGTCGCAGCCAAGTTCGGGAAGCACATCGTCGCCGCGGGCAGGGTGCTCGCGGACTCGACGGTGCCGGTCTCGACACAGGAGCTGGTGAAGCTCCGCGCCAGCCAGATCAATGGCTGTGGCTTCTGCACCGACATGCACACCAAGGACGCCGCACACGCCGGGGAGACCTCGACGCGCCTCAACCTGGTCGCGGCCTGGCGCGAGGCCACGGTGTTCACCGATGCCGAGCGCGCCGCCCTGGAGCTGGCCGAGCAGGGCACCCGCATCGCAGACGCGGCCGGCGGTGTCACGGACGAGGCCTGGGCGAACGCCGCCAAGCACTACGACGAGGAGCAGCTCGCCGCCCTGATGTGCACCATCGCCCTCATCAACGCCTTCAACCGCATGAACGTCATCGTCCAGCAGCCCGCTGGCGACTACCAGCCCGGCCAGTTCGGATAG
- a CDS encoding AAA family ATPase, which produces MGETEIISSSEYRARVAAEGAGPALSLDRVAELFQEFLEAVARPKRRDGDDRNLAERMRAHLGSAPGDQPVVKAAYAPYDLPNVHLALERWFAADGRSYELIGMRGSSHHGDLTLGEILESADRYNRFVIGAVDYAHLPVSPDEELACVSFGFYLGVEGEERFAVLLRGPADQYGRNKVEIEVLAQEKEFADRLLAEIDVLVREHNIFRGQVLSFEGSDFDHGLGPFRFHRRPGLSREEIVLPAGLLERVERQVVGVARRRERLLAAGQHLRRGLLLYGPPGTGKTHTIRYLLSHLPEFTVVVLAGTSINAIGPACALARMLQPALVVLEDCDLIAEARDYGGGEQPLLFQVLNEMDGLGDDADVAFLLTTNRADLLEPALVQRPGRVDLAVEIPVPDAEGRARLLTLYGSSLGLGKDLTDEIVARTDGTTASFTKELVRRAVLIAAEREAEFTEPDDLRAAVDELLSDRDRLTRRLLGVRDSGDDGLDGVEEFLSAQEDG; this is translated from the coding sequence ATGGGTGAGACCGAGATCATCAGCAGTTCGGAGTACAGGGCCCGGGTCGCTGCGGAGGGGGCGGGGCCGGCGCTGTCGCTCGATCGGGTGGCCGAGCTGTTCCAGGAGTTTCTCGAGGCGGTCGCGCGGCCGAAGCGGCGGGACGGCGACGATCGCAACCTCGCCGAGCGGATGCGGGCGCATCTGGGGTCCGCGCCCGGGGACCAGCCGGTGGTCAAGGCGGCGTACGCCCCGTACGACCTGCCCAATGTGCATCTGGCGCTGGAGCGCTGGTTCGCGGCGGACGGACGTTCGTACGAGCTGATCGGCATGCGGGGCTCCTCCCATCACGGGGACCTGACGCTGGGCGAGATCCTTGAATCGGCCGACCGCTACAACAGGTTCGTGATCGGCGCGGTCGACTACGCGCATCTGCCGGTCTCCCCCGACGAGGAACTCGCCTGTGTCTCCTTCGGGTTCTACCTCGGAGTGGAGGGTGAGGAGCGGTTCGCGGTGCTGCTGCGCGGTCCGGCGGACCAGTACGGGCGCAACAAGGTCGAGATCGAAGTCCTCGCCCAGGAGAAGGAGTTCGCGGACCGGCTGCTCGCCGAGATCGACGTACTCGTACGCGAGCACAACATCTTCCGAGGGCAGGTCCTCTCCTTCGAGGGCTCCGACTTCGACCATGGTCTCGGCCCCTTCCGCTTCCACCGCCGTCCCGGGCTCAGCCGCGAGGAGATCGTGCTGCCGGCCGGGCTGCTGGAGCGCGTCGAGCGGCAGGTGGTGGGGGTGGCGCGGCGCCGTGAACGGCTCCTCGCCGCCGGGCAGCACCTGCGTCGCGGCCTTCTCCTGTACGGTCCGCCCGGCACCGGCAAGACCCACACGATCCGCTATCTCCTCTCCCACCTTCCGGAGTTCACGGTCGTCGTCCTCGCCGGCACGAGCATCAACGCCATCGGCCCGGCGTGCGCGCTCGCCCGCATGCTCCAGCCCGCGCTCGTCGTCCTGGAGGACTGCGACCTGATTGCCGAGGCCCGCGACTACGGGGGCGGTGAACAACCCCTCCTCTTCCAGGTGTTGAACGAGATGGACGGTCTGGGCGACGACGCGGACGTCGCCTTCCTACTCACCACCAACCGGGCCGATCTGCTGGAACCGGCGCTCGTCCAGCGCCCCGGCCGCGTCGACCTCGCCGTCGAGATCCCCGTCCCGGACGCCGAGGGCCGCGCCCGCCTCCTCACCCTGTACGGCTCCTCCCTCGGCCTCGGCAAGGACCTCACCGACGAGATCGTCGCCCGCACGGACGGCACGACGGCCTCCTTCACCAAAGAGCTCGTACGACGGGCCGTACTGATCGCCGCGGAGCGGGAGGCGGAGTTCACCGAGCCTGACGATCTGCGCGCGGCCGTCGACGAGCTGCTCTCCGACCGGGACCGGCTGACGCGGCGGCTGCTGGGGGTACGGGACTCCGGGGACGACGGACTCGACGGAGTCGAGGAGTTCCTGTCGGCACAGGAAGACGGATAG
- a CDS encoding aldo/keto reductase, whose protein sequence is MHYRLLGDLRVGAIGLGAMPLSIEGRPDEARAVATVHAALDAGVTLLDTADSYHLPGEEPGHNERLVARALATYGGDTADLLVTTKGGRGRPADGSWTVTGSPRHLKSAAEASLKRLGVEAIGLYQLHKPDPAVPFEDSLGALRELLDEGKIRLAGISNTTVAQIQQAHAILGDRLASVQNQYSPAVRDSTPELRLCADLGIAFLPWSPLGGISRSSLDGPSEPEPDPRFNAFHELARAYGVTPQQICLAWLLATSPTVLPIPGASRPETIRDSAGAADLALTPADLARLDGAAGR, encoded by the coding sequence GTGCACTACAGGCTTCTTGGAGACCTCCGCGTCGGCGCGATCGGCCTCGGTGCGATGCCGCTGTCCATCGAGGGCCGCCCGGACGAGGCGCGTGCCGTCGCCACCGTGCACGCCGCCCTCGACGCGGGCGTCACGCTGCTGGACACGGCGGACTCCTACCACCTGCCCGGCGAGGAGCCCGGCCACAACGAACGGCTCGTCGCCCGCGCGCTGGCGACGTACGGCGGCGACACGGCCGACCTACTGGTGACCACGAAGGGCGGGCGCGGCAGACCGGCCGACGGAAGCTGGACGGTGACGGGTTCCCCGCGCCACCTCAAGTCGGCCGCGGAGGCATCCCTCAAGCGACTCGGCGTGGAGGCGATCGGCCTCTACCAACTCCACAAGCCCGACCCGGCCGTCCCCTTCGAGGACTCGCTCGGCGCCCTGCGCGAACTCCTCGACGAGGGCAAGATCCGCCTCGCCGGAATCTCCAACACGACCGTCGCCCAGATCCAGCAGGCCCACGCGATCCTCGGCGACCGCCTGGCCTCGGTCCAGAACCAGTACTCCCCCGCCGTCCGCGACAGCACCCCCGAACTCCGCCTCTGCGCCGACCTCGGCATCGCCTTCCTGCCCTGGAGCCCCCTCGGCGGCATCTCCCGCAGCTCCCTGGACGGCCCGTCCGAGCCGGAGCCCGATCCCCGCTTCAACGCCTTCCACGAACTGGCCCGCGCCTACGGCGTCACCCCCCAACAAATCTGCCTGGCCTGGCTGCTGGCCACCTCACCGACCGTGCTCCCGATCCCGGGCGCCAGCCGCCCGGAGACGATCCGGGACTCCGCGGGGGCGGCGGACCTGGCACTGACACCGGCCGACTTGGCGAGGCTCGACGGGGCGGCGGGGCGCTAG